The genomic interval GACGCTGAGCACGTTCGGGTCGGGTGGGGCCGTTGGGTGGCCCGTGCACGAGGTGGGTCGGAACGCGGATATCTTCGACCCGGAGGGGGGCCGGCTGCTGAGGGCGGGCTCGAGCGTGGTTTCCAACTCGATCCACCTGCACTCGAGCGGCCGCAACACGACGGCGAAGCTGCTCATCGGTTTCCGATTTCATCCGGAGGGCTACGAGCCCAAGTACCGCCGAGCTCCTGTCGCGCTCGGCAACGCGATGGACATCGACATCGAGGCGATGGAAGACGGCCAGGAGCTCCACGCCTATGAGGTGCTGGAGCAGCACACCAAGATCATCACCTTCGAGCCGCACCTGCACGCACCCGGCGAACGCATGTGCCTAGAGGCCATCTGGGGCTTCAACGTCGAGACGCTCAGCTGCGTTGGGTACGACCACAACTGGGTACGCGCGTACACCTACGAGGACGGCTATCAGCCGCTCCTGCCCAAGGGCACGATCCTGCACATCGTCGGCTATATGGACAACACGCCGAACAACACCAACATCACGGACCCGAGGAACTGGCAGGGGTCGGGCAACCGATCGGTTGCGAACATGTTCATCGACCTCGGGATGCGTGTGACGATGTCGGACGAACAGTTCATGGAAGAGATGGCCGCGCGACGGGAGCTCTTCGACCTGACCAAGAACGACCACGTGATCGGCTGTCCACTGTGCCTCTCGACGATCGACGTGCCCTCCCCGGTGGCCGAGAAGGAGGACGTGGGAGTCGGCCGCGAACCAGGGCGCCAACCACAGCGGTAGGCATGC from Gemmatimonadota bacterium carries:
- a CDS encoding cytochrome c, with amino-acid sequence MTHVMMRWNHVWGLVVLAPAIFALAIPSAVDAQEGSSDQVTFSRDIAPILQRSCQNCHRPAGVAPMPLVTYRQVRRWASRIREKTAIRDRAGAMPPWYMEKDIGIQHYKYDPSLSDEELATIAAWADNGAPEGDPADLPTPLNFENNDFWTAGEPDLIVETEEIFMEAGSPDWWGEIKSVPIPLEQDRWVKSVEIREVNDIDPTDTGRATVGRRYIFHHMIWSTRVLADSEDPTLSTFGSGGAVGWPVHEVGRNADIFDPEGGRLLRAGSSVVSNSIHLHSSGRNTTAKLLIGFRFHPEGYEPKYRRAPVALGNAMDIDIEAMEDGQELHAYEVLEQHTKIITFEPHLHAPGERMCLEAIWGFNVETLSCVGYDHNWVRAYTYEDGYQPLLPKGTILHIVGYMDNTPNNTNITDPRNWQGSGNRSVANMFIDLGMRVTMSDEQFMEEMAARRELFDLTKNDHVIGCPLCLSTIDVPSPVAEKEDVGVGREPGRQPQR